The proteins below are encoded in one region of Pseudophryne corroboree isolate aPseCor3 chromosome 8, aPseCor3.hap2, whole genome shotgun sequence:
- the LOC134947434 gene encoding uncharacterized protein LOC134947434 — MGISKGLGPLGIHLLTEEGVSFQTDNEMFWCSCCNGTKYRVHAQDMKDLTSKFQLSLLPNGKVLLQDFRDMYISWIDYDGVTYLEVEKCVPDELCEFEVFNDGEKVMLKSSNGLFVCRNFRHHGDAIEAGRSIIEDCCRFRTGMGDLYPPCFDISDVVLGNVSKLTCRPCVLKKETFVNKTDVAQSHEFTLSWETRTTDTTQWDTTWGLNATYSATFSAMAFEAVITYNGTFQKVASTYRSIVEKRRVTVNVPEHSKVTAQLIVCKMENASIPFTAIIRKTKVNGETINLAEKGVWKGLVYDDVTLETKQEPEGEFANTCRAL; from the exons ATG GGTATCTCCAAAGGCCTTGGCCCCCTCGGCATCCACTTGTTAACGGAGGAAGGGGTCTCCTTTCAGACTGACAATGAGATGTTTTGGTGCTCCTGTTGTAATGGGACAAAGTACCGGGTCCATGCCCAAGATATGAAGGATCTCACCAGTAAGTTTCAGCTCTCTCTGCTCCCAAATGGCAAGGTCCTTCTGCAGGACTTCCGAGACATGTACATCAGTTGGATTGACTACGATGGGGTCACGTACTTGGAGGTCGAAAAGTGTGTCCCAGATGAACTGTGTGAGTTTGAGGTGTTCAATGACGGGGAGAAAGTAATGCTTAAGTCTTCCAATGGCCTGTTCGTGTGCAGGAATTTCCGGCATCACGGAGACGCCATAGAGGCTGGCCGGTCCATTATAGAAGACTGCTGCCGGTTTCGCACAGGAATGGGCGACTTGTATCCCCCTTGCTTCGATATTTCAGATGTTGTACTGGGCAACGTCTCAAAGCTCACTTGTCGCCCTTGTGTGCTGAAGAAAGAGACCTTCGTCAACAAGACGGACGTGGCCCAGAGCCATGAGTTTACGCTGAGCTGGGAGACCCGGACCACAGACACCACTCAATGGGACACAACCTGGGGTCTAAACGCCACTTATTCAGCCACGTTTTCAGCCATGGCCTTTGAAGCGGTGATCACCTACAATGGTACTTTCCAGAAGGTTGCGTCTACCTACAGATCCATAGTGGAAAAGAGAAGAGTTACGGTAAATGTTCCAGAGCACAGCAAGGTCACAGCTCAGCTAATCGTGTGTAAAATGGAGAACGCATCTATTCCCTTTACTGCCATCATCCGCAAGACCAAAGTGAATGGAGAAACGATCAACCTGGCGGAAAAAGGTGTGTGGAAGGGCCTTGTATACGATGACGTAACCTTGGAGACCAAGCAGGAGCCTGAAGGAGAGTTTGCAAATACCTGCAGGGCACTATGA